A part of Neovison vison isolate M4711 chromosome 6, ASM_NN_V1, whole genome shotgun sequence genomic DNA contains:
- the GPR15 gene encoding G-protein coupled receptor 15 has protein sequence MDPEATSVYLDYFYATSKNPDLEDTHSHVPYTSIFLPVFYTAVFLTGALGNLILMSALHFKRGSRRLIDIFIINLAVSDFIFLVTLPLWVDKEASLGLWRTGSFLCKGSSYMISVNMHCSVFLLTCMSVDRYLAIMCPAISRKFRRRDCAYGVCASVWFISCLLGLPTLLSRELTLIDGKPYCAEKRATSTKLTWALVALIFTFFVPLVSIVTCYCCITRKLCAHYQQAGKHNRKLRKSIKIIFIVVAAFVFSWLPFNTFKLLAIVSGLQQEVYFSSAFLQLGMEVSGPLAFANSCINPFIYYIFDSYIRRAIVHFLCPCVKNYDFGSSTETSDSHLTKVLSNIIHAEDVARRRKRSVSL, from the coding sequence ATGGACCCAGAAGCAACCTCggtttatttggattatttctatGCTACCAGCAAAAATCCTGATCTTGAGGACACCCACTCCCATGTTCCTTATACGTCGATCTTCCTTCCAGTCTTTTACACAGCTGTGTTCCTGACTGGAGCATTGGGGAACCTCATCCTCATGAGCGCCTTGCATTTCAAACGGGGCAGCCGAAGACTGATTGACATCTTCATCATCAACCTGGCCGTGTCtgacttcatttttcttgtcACATTGCCTCTCTGGGTGGATAAAGAAGCTTCTTTAGGACTGTGGAGGACAGGCTCCTTCCTGTGCAAAGGCAGCTCCTACATGATCTCAGTCAACATGCACTGCAGTGTCTTCTTGCTCACCTGCATGAGTGTTGACCGCTACCTGGCCATCATGTGCCCAGCCATATCCAGGAAATTCAGAAGGAGAGACTGTGCCTATGGAGTCTGTGCCAGCGTCTGGTTTATCTCCTGCCTGTTGGGTTTGCCTACTCTTCTGTCCAGGGAACTCACCCTGATTGATGGTAAGCCATACTGTGCAGAGAAGAGGGCTACATCCACGAAACTGACTTGGGCCCTGGTGGCCTTAATTTTTACCTTCTTCGTCCCTTTGGTGAGCATTGTCACCTGCTACTGTTGCATAACAAGGAAGCTGTGTGCGCATTACCAACAGGCGGGGAAACATAACAGAAAGCTGCGGAAATCCATAAAGATCATCTTTATTGTCGTGGCAGCCTTTGTCTTCTCCTGGCTGCCCTTCAATACTTTCAAGCTCCTGGCCATTGTCTCTGGGCTGCAGCAAGAAGTCTACTTTTCATCAGCTTTTCTCCAGCTGGGCATGGAGGTGAGTGGGCCTCTGGCATTTGCCAACAGCTGCATCAACCCTTTCATTTACTATATCTTTGACAGCTACATCCGCCGGGCCATCGTGCACTTCTTGTGCCCTTGTGTGAAGAACTATGACTTTGGGAGCAGTACAGAGACATCAGATAGTCACCTCACTAAGGTTCTCTCCAACATCATTCATGCAGAGGATGTTgccagaagaaggaagaggtctGTATCACTCTAA